The following proteins are encoded in a genomic region of Oncorhynchus kisutch isolate 150728-3 linkage group LG6, Okis_V2, whole genome shotgun sequence:
- the LOC109892930 gene encoding general transcription factor II-I repeat domain-containing protein 1 isoform X1 — MLVRRGMAQMRKSGCDGIRTNSRTELRVPQVSARQEILTSLVSALDSVCTAMSKLNAEVACVTVHEDSVIAVGTEKGRAFLNSRREIQTDFHKFCRVHCLQGLTTVNAHAKVQESEFSKLGKEGGLGKQRASTDAHSNIFVLRKMVEEVFSVLYSEAVGKSNSLVPVPYEWILKDPSSVVAHGLPEGIALRKPAEYNTKTLMKILEQSNRIYFTVKRGTESPLRETKSSAGNVSNHNSFSGTTKILAKHGPASKPASTAQELSTASVSASNSMLHSFLYGMPMSSLPHPDGKLDLKPASLLNLDKDRLGAWVAGAEKGTAAKDSSDNGKIYNVTPQEEAVAEVADDGHPVLQGELGQSPPSIHVSKRLLFSLVHEKSEKWDSFIRETEDINTLRECVQILFNSRYAEALGLDHMVPVPYRKIACDPEAMEIIGIPDKIPFKRPCTYGVPKLKRILEERHGVRFVVKRMFDERIFTAAGKVAKEEGKHDINSTFEDGFPDNLQVPSAALELVTNPHSSRSTSSCVSPLADCEAGPSGDCIPLKKIKTEPPDGEIIQVTVPDASVSVEEPSEPRADPVAAALLAGATPAQAAPCRPLETHAAEALSSKPASQGLRRSSEGNLAEDIGEIILQLRRQVESLFSTKYAEALGLPESAKVPYSKFQMYPEELCVTGLPEGMTFRRPNCFGAARLRKILAVGSQIHFVIKRPELLTDLVKLEPPPLPACDSDFFSTDLDSKDALSEDVGAAMQRPSFPDSLEAKLSRIDLANTLREQVQDLFNRKYGEALGIKYPVQVPYKRIKSNPGSVIIEGLPPGIPFRKPCTFGSQNLERILAVADKICFTITRPFQGLIPKPAPRRITLLKKAYASISDEEEVNCIGEKVILREQVKELFNQKYGDALGLDHSVLVPYKLIRASPESVEVSGLPDDIRFRNPNTYDLVRLEKILQARDEININIKSQLQPFAEICTETCNTEGKEVSTNRRKRKRVLESSRVSLPSESVVSTNQIPVMQWPMYMVDYSGVNVQVHGKVKY; from the exons TGTACAGCCATGTCAAAGCTCAATGCCGAAGTGGCTTGCGTCACAGTGCACGAGGACAGCGTGATCGCCGTGGGAACAGAAAAGGGAAGAGCTTTCCTCAACTCACGGAGGGAAATACAAACAGACTTCCACAAGTTTTGCA GGGTGCACTGTCTGCAAGGGCTGACCACAGTGAATGCCCATGCCAAAGTCCAGGAGAGTGAATTCAGCAAGCTTGGTAAAGAGGGCGGGCTCGGCAAACAAAGGGCGTCAACAGATGCCCACTCTAACATCTTTGTCTTGAGGAAAATGGTGGAGGAAGTCTTCAGTGTGCTTTACA GTGAGGCTGTTGGGAAGAGCAATAGCCTAGTCCCTGTGCCTTATGAGTGGATCCTGAAGGACCCCAGCTCTGTGGTGGCCCACGGCCTGCCTGAGGGGATCGCCCTGAGGAAACCTGCTGAGTATAACACCAAGACCTTAATGAAGATCCTGGAGCAGAGCAACCGCATCTACTTCACTGTCAAAAG GGGAACGGAGTCGCCTTTGCGCGAGACTAAGTCCAGTGCCGGCAATGTCAGCAACCACAACTCCTTCTCGGGCACCACCAAGATCCTAGCCAAACACGGCCCAGCCTCCAAGCCTGCCTCCACCGCCCAGGAATTGTCCACCGCATCAGTCTCGGCCAGCAACTCCATGCTCCACAGCTTCTTGTATGGCATGCCCATGTCCTCCCTGCCGCACCCTGATGGCAAGCTGGACCTCAAGCCCGCGTCCCTCCTCAACCTGGACAAAGACCGCCTGGGGGCCTGGGTGGCAGGGGCGGAGAAAGGGACGGCCGCCAAGGACAGTTCTGACAATGGTAAAATATATAACGTGACCCCACAGGAAGAAGCTGTTGCTGAGGTAGCAGATGATGGACATCCAG TACTCCAAGGGGAGTTGGGCCAGAGTCCTCCCAGCATCCACGTCTCCAAGCGCCTCCTGTTTTCCCTCGTACATGAGAAGTCAG AAAAATGGGATTCGTTCATTCGAGAGACAGAGGACATCAACACACTGAGAGAATGTGTGCAGATCCTGTTCAACAGTCGCTATG CGGAGGCCCTGGGCTTGGACCACATGGTTCCAGTGCCGTACCGGAAGATAGCCTGCGACCCAGAGGCTATGGAGATAATTGGCATCCCAGACAAAATCCCCTTCAAGAGGCCCTGTACCTACGGAGTACCCAAACTCAAACGCATCCTGGAGGAGCGCCACGGGGTCCGCTTTGTAGTGAAAAG AATGTTTGATGAAAGGATTTTCACAG CTGCTGGTAAGGTGGCCAAGGAGGAGGGGAAGCATGACATAAACTCCACCTTTGAGGACGGTTTCCCTGACAACCTCCAGGTCCCGTCGGCTGCACTGGAGCTGGTCACCAATCCTCACAGCAGCAG ATCTACAAGCTCTTGTGTGAGTCCATTGGCTGACTGCGAAGCAG GGCCTTCAGGAGATTGTATTCCCTTGAAAAAGATTAAAACGGAACCCCCAGATGGAGAAATCATCCAGGTGACTGTACCAG ATGCCAGTGTTTCAGTGGAGGAGCCAAGTGAGCCTCGGGCTGACCCAGTTGCAGCAGCATTGTTGGCAGGGGCCACCCCGGCGCAGGCTGCTCCCTGCCGCCCTTTGGAGACCCACGCAG CTGAAGCACTTTCATCTAAACCAGCTTCTCAAGGCCTCAGAAGATCTTCTGAAG GAAATCTAGCTGAGGACATAGGTGAAATTATCCTCCAGCTTCGGAGGCAAGTGGAAAGCCTATTCAGCACTAAGTATG cCGAGGCCCTTGGACTACCTGAGTCTGCAAAGGTGCCCTACTCCAAGTTTCAGATGTACCCAGAGGAGCTGTGTGTCACAGGGCTCCCAGAGGGCATGACTTTCCGTAGGCCCAACTGTTTCGGAGCGGCCAGGCTGCGAAAGATCCTGGCTGTTGGCAGCCAGATCCACTTTGTTATCAAAAG GCCAGAACTGTTGACAGATCTTGTCAAGCTAGAACCGCCTCCACTCCCAGCCTGTGATTCAG ACTTTTTTTCCACAGACCTGGACTCCAAAGATGCTTTGTCAGAAGACGTAGGGGCTGCAATGCAGAGACCAAGCTTCCCAG ATAGCTTAGAGGCCAAGCTGTCTAGGATCGACCTGGCCAACACCCTGAGAGAGCAGGTCCAGGACCTATTCAACCGGAAGTATGGGGAGGCACTTGGCATCAAATACCCCGTCCAAGTGCCTTACAAGAGGATCAAGAGCAACCCGGGCTCGGTGATCATCGAGGGCCTGCCCCCTGGCATCCCCTTCAGGAAACCCTGTACCTTTGGCTCACAGAACCTGGAGAGGATCCTGGCAGTTGCAGACAAGATCTGCTTCACCATCACCAG ACCTTTCCAAGGACTCATCCCTAAACCAG CACCTCGTCGGATCACTTTATTGAAGAAGGCCTATGCCTCAATAAGCG ATGAGGAAGAGGTCAACTGTATCGGTGAGAAAGTGATACTTCGCGAGCAAGTGAAAGAACTCTTCAACCAGAAATATG GTGATGCTTTGGGCCTGGACCACTCTGTCCTGGTCCCATACAAGCTGATCCGTGCCAGTCCCGAGTCTGTGGAGGTTAGTGGCCTTCCGGATGATATTCGCTTCAGAAATCCCAACACTTACGACTTAGTCCGCCTGGAAAAGATTCTTCAAGCCCGAGATGagatcaacatcaacatcaaaagCCAGCTACA GCCTTTTGCAGAAATATGCACCGAAACATGTAACACAG AAGGGAAAGAGGTTTCTACCAATCGACGCAAACGCAAAAGAGTCCTGGAGAGCAGCCGGGTATCCTTACCCTCCGAGTCAGTGGTATCAACCAATCAGATTCCAGTGATG CAATGGCCCATGTACATGGTGGACTACAGTGGAGTGAATGTGCAAGTCCATGGGAAGGTGAAATACTAG